One part of the Sporomusaceae bacterium genome encodes these proteins:
- the cysE gene encoding serine O-acetyltransferase — MFARLKKDIQAVFDRDPAAKSALEVVLCYPGLHAIWAHRLAHRLFVRGWVVLPRFISNFARFLTGIEIHPGAKIGEGLFIDHGMGVVIGETAEVGNNVTLYQGVTLGGTGKEKGKRHPTIGDNVVVATGAKVLGSFTVGANSKIGAGSVVLSAVPPNSTVVGIPGKVVVKDGCKVLSDAAANIDLNHDNLPDPEGEMLLCLHRHLARLEQRVVQLEEELKNRDPESV; from the coding sequence ATGTTCGCACGCCTGAAAAAGGATATCCAGGCCGTTTTCGACCGCGATCCGGCCGCCAAGAGCGCGCTCGAGGTCGTCCTCTGCTACCCCGGCCTCCACGCCATCTGGGCTCACCGCCTCGCCCACCGCCTTTTCGTGCGCGGCTGGGTGGTGCTGCCGCGCTTCATCTCCAATTTCGCCCGCTTCCTCACCGGCATCGAGATCCACCCCGGCGCGAAGATCGGCGAGGGGCTGTTCATCGACCACGGTATGGGGGTGGTCATCGGCGAGACGGCCGAGGTCGGCAATAACGTCACCCTCTACCAGGGGGTGACCCTCGGCGGCACCGGCAAGGAGAAGGGCAAGCGCCACCCCACCATCGGCGACAACGTCGTCGTCGCCACCGGCGCCAAGGTGCTCGGCTCGTTCACCGTCGGCGCGAATTCCAAGATCGGCGCAGGTTCGGTGGTGCTGAGCGCCGTGCCGCCCAATTCGACTGTCGTCGGCATCCCCGGCAAGGTGGTCGTCAAGGACGGCTGCAAGGTATTGTCGGACGCGGCGGCGAATATAGACCTAAATCACGACAACCTCCCCGATCCCGAGGGCGAAATGCTGCTCTGCCTCCACCGGCACCTGGCCAGGCTGGAGCAGCGGGTGGTCCAGTTAGAAGAGGAGCTGAAGAACCGTGACCCTGAGAGTGTATAA
- the cysS gene encoding cysteine--tRNA ligase, whose product MTLRVYNSLTKKKEEFVPVEPGKVKMYVCGVTPYNHPHIGNARPFVTWDVIRRYLEHKDYAVYHIQNFTDVDDKIINAANAEGVTWDVIADRYIKAYFEVMDKLNIRRAHLYPTVSGHMAEITAMIEKLIADGYAYAVDGDVYYSVEKFADYGKLSGRSLDDMKAGARVDVDERKTHPMDFALWKSAKPGEPSWPSPWGLGRPGWHIECSAMSAKYLGHGFDFHGGGSDLVFPHHENEIAQSEAYAGGGPFVRYWLHNGFITVNEEKMSKSLGNFFLVKDILAHYPPEVLRFFILSTHYRSPLNFSDEQLAEAGRGLERLRAAVDNMKYLAGTTVARGASDASQALLAAAAQARADFDAAMDDDFNTALAISVLHGLAKEINIYYSAVMAGKAPVAGEAIASVQAAYYELADILGLLVAERMGSPDVVGAAPVQDTTAPALLDLIVEIRQEARAKKDWATADRIRDRLGELGYVIEDSPQGARWKKREV is encoded by the coding sequence GTGACCCTGAGAGTGTATAACAGCCTGACCAAGAAGAAAGAGGAATTCGTTCCGGTGGAGCCGGGCAAGGTAAAGATGTACGTCTGCGGCGTGACGCCCTACAACCACCCCCACATCGGCAACGCCCGCCCCTTCGTCACCTGGGACGTCATCCGCCGCTACCTGGAGCACAAGGATTACGCCGTCTACCATATCCAGAACTTCACCGACGTGGACGACAAGATCATCAACGCCGCCAACGCCGAAGGCGTCACCTGGGACGTCATCGCCGACCGCTATATAAAGGCCTACTTCGAGGTCATGGATAAGCTCAACATCCGCCGCGCCCACCTCTACCCGACCGTATCGGGCCACATGGCCGAGATAACCGCCATGATCGAAAAGCTCATCGCCGACGGCTACGCGTATGCCGTCGACGGCGACGTCTACTACAGCGTCGAGAAGTTCGCCGACTACGGCAAGCTGTCCGGCCGCAGCCTCGACGATATGAAGGCCGGGGCGCGGGTGGACGTCGACGAGCGCAAGACCCACCCGATGGACTTCGCCCTGTGGAAGAGCGCCAAGCCCGGCGAGCCCTCGTGGCCCAGCCCGTGGGGCCTCGGCCGCCCCGGCTGGCACATCGAATGCTCGGCGATGTCGGCCAAGTATCTTGGCCACGGCTTCGACTTCCACGGCGGCGGCAGCGACCTCGTCTTCCCCCACCACGAAAATGAGATCGCCCAGTCCGAGGCCTACGCCGGCGGCGGCCCCTTCGTCCGCTACTGGCTGCACAACGGCTTCATCACCGTCAACGAGGAGAAAATGTCCAAGTCGCTCGGCAACTTCTTCCTCGTCAAAGACATTCTCGCCCACTACCCGCCCGAGGTGCTGCGCTTCTTCATCCTCTCCACCCACTACCGCAGCCCGCTCAATTTCAGCGACGAGCAGCTGGCCGAGGCCGGGCGGGGGCTGGAGCGGCTGCGCGCCGCGGTCGACAATATGAAGTACCTGGCCGGCACCACCGTCGCCCGCGGGGCGAGCGACGCCTCCCAGGCGCTGCTGGCGGCGGCCGCCCAGGCCCGCGCCGATTTCGACGCCGCCATGGACGACGACTTCAACACCGCGCTGGCCATCAGCGTCCTCCACGGCCTGGCCAAGGAGATCAACATCTACTACAGCGCCGTAATGGCAGGGAAAGCGCCTGTGGCCGGCGAAGCAATAGCCTCAGTGCAGGCCGCCTATTACGAACTGGCCGATATCCTCGGCCTGCTGGTGGCAGAGCGGATGGGCTCCCCCGACGTGGTCGGCGCGGCGCCTGTCCAGGATACCACAGCCCCCGCCCTTCTCGACCTTATCGTCGAGATCCGCCAGGAAGCCCGCGCCAAAAAAGACTGGGCGACCGCCGACCGCATCCGCGACCGGCTGGGCGAGCTGGGCTACGTCATCGAGGATTCTCCCCAGGGAGCAAGGTGGAAAAAACGTGAAGTTTGA
- a CDS encoding ribonuclease III domain-containing protein, with amino-acid sequence MKFDQFELLAARTFGDLDVDGVPQARFAAADARALHPLVLAYIGDAYFNLYVRTRLLAFEQSRVRVLHGHGARMVSATLQAHALRALEGGLSEDELAVVKRGRNAKSTVPKSASVGDYRASTGFEALLGYLYLSGDEARLTALAGDAFVVISRKLSNPDGSGEEK; translated from the coding sequence GTGAAGTTTGACCAGTTTGAGCTGCTGGCCGCCAGGACGTTCGGCGACCTGGACGTCGACGGCGTCCCCCAGGCCCGCTTCGCCGCCGCCGACGCCAGAGCCCTTCACCCGCTGGTGCTCGCCTATATCGGCGACGCCTACTTCAACCTCTATGTGCGCACAAGGCTGCTGGCTTTCGAGCAGAGCCGCGTGCGGGTGTTGCACGGCCACGGGGCGAGGATGGTGTCGGCGACGCTGCAGGCCCATGCGCTCAGGGCGCTGGAGGGCGGCCTGAGCGAGGACGAGCTGGCTGTGGTGAAGCGCGGCCGCAATGCCAAGTCGACGGTGCCCAAGAGCGCCTCGGTGGGCGATTACCGCGCCAGCACCGGATTCGAAGCCCTGCTCGGGTACCTGTATCTGAGCGGCGACGAGGCCCGGCTGACGGCGCTCGCCGGCGACGCATTTGTCGTTATTTCCCGGAAATTATCGAATCCGGACGGAAGTGGGGAAGAGAAATGA
- the thyX gene encoding FAD-dependent thymidylate synthase — MKVKLICHTPDPERTVAMSARLCYSAVGAEQLVEKMSPEQVAKLVDKIVEMGHLSTFEHASFTFAVEGVSRVLTHQLVRHRIASYSQQSQRYVKEHDFEYIVPPSVAANPQAAAKFAAVMGQIRVAYDELAALGVHQEDARYVLANATETKIVVTMNARSLLHFFELRCCTRAQWEIRRLAEAMLAEVRKVAPHLFSKAGPTCVTRSVCEEGDLSCGRLAAMQKKG, encoded by the coding sequence ATGAAGGTCAAACTTATCTGCCATACCCCCGACCCCGAACGCACGGTGGCCATGTCGGCCCGCCTCTGCTATTCGGCGGTCGGCGCCGAGCAGCTTGTCGAAAAAATGTCGCCCGAGCAGGTGGCCAAGCTGGTCGACAAGATCGTCGAAATGGGGCATCTGTCCACCTTCGAGCACGCCAGCTTCACCTTTGCCGTTGAAGGTGTGTCGCGGGTGCTTACCCACCAACTCGTCCGCCACCGTATAGCATCGTATTCCCAGCAGTCGCAGCGCTACGTCAAGGAGCACGACTTCGAGTACATAGTGCCGCCGTCGGTGGCGGCCAACCCGCAGGCGGCGGCCAAGTTCGCCGCCGTCATGGGCCAGATCCGCGTCGCCTACGACGAACTCGCCGCCCTCGGCGTCCATCAGGAGGACGCCCGCTATGTTCTCGCCAACGCCACCGAGACCAAGATCGTCGTCACCATGAACGCCCGCTCGCTACTGCATTTCTTCGAGCTGCGCTGTTGCACGCGCGCCCAGTGGGAGATCCGCCGCCTGGCGGAAGCGATGCTGGCCGAGGTGCGCAAAGTGGCGCCGCATCTGTTTTCGAAGGCGGGGCCGACGTGTGTCACGAGGAGCGTTTGCGAAGAGGGCGATCTCAGCTGCGGGAGACTGGCGGCGATGCAGAAAAAAGGCTAA
- the rlmB gene encoding 23S rRNA (guanosine(2251)-2'-O)-methyltransferase RlmB — protein sequence MGVRGMSEEFVAGRNSVLEALKSGRPVNKVLVAKGERQGSLREIIGQAKARGLVVQEVDAAKLAELSGGMRHQGVVAMVPPVAYAEVEDILAKAHELGEPPFIVLLDELEDPHNLGAILRTCDAAGAHGVLIPKRRSAPLSATVAKTSAGAVEYVPVARIGNVVQAIEALKKEGLWVVGADMDGDRPYYKADLKGPILLVVGGEGRGLSRLAKETCDFLVRIPMKGQITSLNASVACSLLLYEVYKQRES from the coding sequence ATGGGGGTCAGAGGAATGAGCGAAGAATTCGTCGCCGGGCGCAACAGCGTCCTCGAGGCGCTGAAGAGCGGCCGGCCGGTCAACAAGGTGCTGGTGGCCAAAGGCGAGCGGCAGGGCTCGCTGCGGGAGATAATCGGCCAGGCCAAGGCCAGGGGATTGGTCGTCCAGGAGGTCGACGCCGCCAAGCTGGCGGAGCTGAGTGGCGGCATGCGCCACCAGGGAGTCGTCGCCATGGTGCCGCCGGTGGCCTACGCCGAGGTCGAGGATATCCTCGCCAAGGCCCACGAGCTGGGAGAACCGCCCTTCATCGTGCTGCTCGACGAGCTGGAGGACCCCCACAACCTCGGCGCCATCCTCCGCACCTGCGACGCCGCCGGCGCCCACGGCGTCCTCATCCCCAAACGACGCAGCGCCCCTCTCTCGGCGACCGTCGCCAAGACTTCGGCCGGAGCGGTCGAGTATGTGCCGGTCGCCAGGATCGGCAATGTCGTCCAGGCCATCGAGGCCCTCAAGAAGGAGGGCCTGTGGGTGGTGGGGGCCGATATGGACGGCGATCGGCCGTACTACAAGGCCGACCTCAAAGGGCCGATCCTGCTGGTTGTGGGTGGCGAAGGCCGCGGCCTCAGCCGGCTGGCCAAGGAGACGTGCGATTTCCTCGTGCGCATCCCGATGAAGGGCCAGATCACGTCGCTGAACGCGTCGGTGGCGTGCTCGTTGTTATTGTACGAAGTCTATAAACAAAGGGAGTCATGA
- a CDS encoding VanW family protein, translating to MIRKSRLVAATAIIVLALAAALARPLAGGGVYEGVAVEGVAVGGLGREELRQLLAAWRQEYHGRHIVVYYGDTAFKLDAASIDYDLDIEATADEAWTYGRRGSWPDRLKNIGAARREGYRIPARVRYNENKLSALLDSWREAIDRPPRNAAISLEEGGIVPQELGRRLDVATVKPLVLKALHAGDPANLPLPVTPLYPDVTVADLRQTGIRELWSSFTTAFDPADANRTANIRLSARRINGHIVYPGQVFSFNQVVGPRDREHGFKEALEIVDGEFVPGIGGGVCQLSSTLYNAVLLANLTVVERTNHSKPLGYVGLGRDATVVFGALDFKFVNDTGAPVVIMAETAKNKLTVGVVGREPLAVAVELLSADRQVIPPAVVKKQDPGLYLGETKVDKQGKPGYEITTLRVVSASGRELRREVLAKDRYQPENTIVKVGTRLPPFAQEKVDPVQDKK from the coding sequence GTGATACGGAAATCCCGGCTGGTCGCAGCAACCGCCATCATCGTCCTCGCCCTGGCCGCCGCGCTCGCTCGCCCGCTCGCCGGCGGCGGGGTCTATGAGGGCGTGGCTGTGGAAGGCGTGGCCGTCGGCGGCCTTGGCCGGGAGGAACTCAGGCAGCTTCTGGCGGCGTGGCGGCAGGAATACCATGGCCGCCACATCGTCGTTTATTACGGCGACACCGCCTTCAAGCTCGACGCCGCCAGCATCGACTATGACCTCGATATCGAGGCGACTGCCGATGAGGCATGGACGTACGGCCGCCGCGGTTCGTGGCCGGACCGGCTGAAAAATATCGGCGCCGCCCGCCGGGAAGGCTATCGCATCCCGGCAAGGGTCAGGTATAATGAGAATAAACTGTCCGCCCTGCTCGATTCGTGGCGGGAGGCCATCGACCGGCCGCCGCGCAACGCCGCCATCAGCCTCGAAGAAGGCGGCATCGTGCCCCAGGAGCTGGGGCGCAGGCTCGATGTGGCGACGGTGAAGCCGCTCGTCCTCAAGGCGCTGCACGCCGGCGATCCCGCCAACCTGCCGCTGCCGGTGACGCCGCTTTATCCCGACGTTACCGTGGCCGACCTGCGCCAGACGGGCATCAGGGAACTGTGGTCTTCTTTCACGACCGCCTTCGACCCCGCCGACGCCAACCGCACCGCCAACATCCGCCTGTCGGCGCGCCGCATCAACGGCCACATCGTCTATCCGGGGCAGGTCTTCTCCTTCAACCAGGTAGTGGGGCCGCGGGACCGGGAACACGGCTTCAAGGAGGCGCTGGAGATCGTGGACGGGGAATTCGTCCCCGGCATCGGCGGCGGCGTGTGCCAGTTGTCTTCCACCCTTTACAACGCCGTCCTGCTCGCCAATCTGACCGTCGTCGAGCGGACCAACCACTCCAAGCCGCTCGGCTATGTCGGCCTCGGCCGCGACGCCACCGTCGTGTTCGGGGCGCTCGACTTCAAGTTCGTCAACGACACCGGCGCGCCGGTCGTCATTATGGCCGAAACGGCCAAGAACAAGCTTACCGTGGGCGTCGTCGGCCGCGAGCCGCTGGCGGTGGCGGTGGAGCTGCTGTCCGCCGACCGCCAGGTCATCCCGCCGGCGGTGGTCAAAAAGCAGGACCCTGGGCTCTATCTGGGCGAGACCAAGGTGGACAAGCAGGGCAAGCCCGGCTACGAGATTACCACCCTGCGGGTGGTGTCGGCCAGCGGCCGGGAGCTCAGGCGGGAGGTGCTGGCCAAGGACCGCTACCAGCCGGAGAACACCATCGTCAAGGTGGGCACGAGGCTGCCGCCGTTCGCCCAGGAAAAGGTTGACCCGGTCCAGGATAAAAAGTAA
- a CDS encoding NYN domain-containing protein, whose translation MADIMLVDGYNVLGAWPELAAVKEDNLEHARTKLMDILAGYGAYKDYRVVIVFDAHAVSGDSRAETLPGGLEVVFTAEGETADSYIERLTYQLTHAGQGVYVVTSDRDQQFAVLGSGAWRISARELRLSVLAAEKEVREGYTEADQLRRRQELGGRVGEEVRKRLDALRRGL comes from the coding sequence TTGGCGGACATCATGCTGGTCGACGGCTACAACGTGCTGGGCGCCTGGCCGGAGCTCGCGGCGGTGAAAGAGGACAACCTCGAACACGCCCGGACGAAATTAATGGACATTCTTGCGGGCTATGGCGCATATAAAGACTATAGAGTTGTCATCGTATTCGATGCCCATGCCGTATCCGGGGATTCCCGGGCCGAGACGCTGCCCGGCGGCCTGGAGGTGGTCTTCACCGCCGAAGGGGAGACGGCCGACAGCTATATCGAGCGGCTTACCTACCAACTGACCCACGCCGGCCAGGGGGTTTATGTCGTCACCTCCGACCGGGACCAGCAGTTTGCCGTCCTCGGGTCGGGGGCGTGGCGGATATCGGCCCGCGAGCTGCGCCTGAGCGTGCTGGCCGCCGAAAAGGAGGTCCGCGAGGGGTATACCGAGGCCGATCAGCTGCGCCGGAGACAGGAACTCGGCGGGCGGGTCGGCGAGGAGGTCAGGAAGCGTCTCGACGCGCTGCGCCGCGGCCTGTGA
- the sigH gene encoding RNA polymerase sporulation sigma factor SigH: MRASTQRDLYGCFENMTDEEIVIDAKDNDNTVALEYLINKYRNFVRAKARSYFLIGADREDIIQEGMIGLYKAIRDFRNDKLSSFRAFAELCVTRQIITAIKTATRQKHIPLNSYVSLNKPIYDEDSDRTLLDVLSGSKISDPEELVISREEFVDIEEKMGEILSDLEWKVLMSYLDGKSYQEIAVELDRHVKSIDNALQRVKRKLERYLDNRADDSEVGSMYKGLANLNKDLQGDLDDLDVIDD; encoded by the coding sequence ATGCGGGCTAGTACCCAACGCGATCTGTACGGTTGTTTCGAAAACATGACAGATGAAGAAATCGTAATCGACGCAAAAGACAACGACAACACGGTCGCACTGGAGTATTTGATCAACAAGTACCGCAATTTCGTCCGGGCCAAGGCCAGATCATACTTCCTCATCGGCGCCGACCGCGAGGACATAATCCAGGAAGGGATGATCGGTCTCTACAAGGCCATCAGGGATTTCCGCAACGACAAACTTTCCTCGTTCCGCGCCTTTGCCGAACTGTGTGTAACCCGCCAGATAATTACCGCCATAAAGACCGCCACCCGGCAGAAACACATCCCGCTCAACTCTTACGTTTCCCTCAACAAACCGATATACGACGAGGACTCCGACCGCACCCTGCTTGACGTTCTTTCCGGGTCGAAGATTTCCGATCCCGAGGAACTGGTCATCAGCCGCGAGGAATTTGTCGACATCGAGGAGAAGATGGGGGAGATCCTCAGCGACCTAGAGTGGAAAGTGCTCATGTCCTATCTCGACGGCAAGTCCTACCAGGAGATCGCCGTCGAGCTCGACCGGCACGTCAAGTCGATCGACAACGCTCTGCAGCGCGTCAAGCGCAAACTGGAACGCTACCTCGACAACCGCGCCGACGACAGCGAAGTCGGCAGCATGTACAAGGGGCTGGCCAACCTGAACAAGGACCTGCAGGGCGATCTGGACGACCTGGATGTTATCGACGACTAA
- the brxF gene encoding BREX-3 system P-loop-containing protein BrxF: MPVAIQMVVDYVQELKDSQERLVLIVGRPGSGKSKIMRELGLNRGWRYVDCRELITDELLELVPKARPREAPHIMDKMLERERADVILLDNVQVLFTPILNLDPLELLRQLGKKRTIVAAWPGDYADSRLGYMEAGLPEPKRYPATELKVIEIG, from the coding sequence ATGCCGGTAGCAATACAGATGGTAGTAGACTACGTCCAGGAACTGAAGGATTCGCAGGAACGCCTCGTGCTTATCGTCGGCCGTCCGGGAAGCGGCAAGAGCAAGATCATGCGCGAGCTCGGGCTCAACCGTGGCTGGCGTTATGTCGATTGCCGCGAGCTGATCACAGACGAATTGCTGGAGCTTGTACCCAAGGCGCGGCCGCGGGAGGCTCCCCATATCATGGACAAGATGCTGGAGCGCGAACGCGCGGACGTTATTTTGCTCGACAACGTCCAGGTGCTCTTCACCCCTATCCTGAACCTCGATCCCCTGGAGCTGCTGCGGCAGCTCGGCAAGAAGCGCACCATCGTGGCGGCGTGGCCGGGCGATTACGCCGACAGCCGGTTGGGGTACATGGAAGCGGGACTGCCTGAGCCCAAACGCTACCCGGCGACCGAGTTGAAGGTCATCGAGATAGGCTGA
- a CDS encoding peroxiredoxin encodes MSAKVGQKAPDFAMPTTKNLEALDHVAKLADFQGKWLVLFFYPLDFTFVCPTEIRGFNSRLAEFRATGAEILGVSVDSVYSHRAWVKSSPADGGLGGLDYPLASDITKDVARRYGVLVEEEGIALRGLFIIDPEGILRYAVVSDLNVGRSVDETLRVLQALQSGGMCPLDWHPGDRTL; translated from the coding sequence ATGTCCGCCAAAGTAGGCCAGAAAGCTCCCGATTTCGCCATGCCGACGACCAAGAACCTCGAGGCGCTCGACCATGTCGCCAAGTTGGCCGATTTTCAGGGGAAGTGGCTGGTATTGTTTTTTTATCCGCTTGATTTTACGTTCGTCTGCCCGACCGAGATCCGCGGCTTCAATTCCCGGCTCGCCGAGTTCCGCGCCACGGGGGCGGAGATTCTGGGGGTGAGCGTGGACAGCGTTTACAGCCACCGGGCGTGGGTGAAAAGTTCGCCGGCCGATGGCGGCCTGGGCGGCCTGGATTACCCGCTGGCGTCCGATATCACGAAAGACGTCGCCCGCCGCTACGGGGTGCTGGTGGAGGAGGAGGGCATCGCGCTGCGCGGCCTGTTTATCATCGACCCCGAAGGGATACTGCGTTATGCGGTGGTGAGCGATCTGAACGTCGGCCGCAGCGTGGACGAGACGCTGAGGGTGCTGCAGGCGCTGCAGAGCGGGGGGATGTGCCCCCTCGACTGGCACCCCGGCGACAGGACTTTGTAG
- a CDS encoding DUF421 domain-containing protein → MGELGSIAFTVLATMAVLVAVLLVAGKRQMADLTPVDFALSITAGTVAGASIADPRISLGHALVALVLLGAIQVAVSWLSLKYRGVYTRLNSAPAVVVENGQIIKANLRGARLTAEMLLQLLREKDVFDITEVELAVLEPTGRLSVLKKAEYLPVTASRLGQKVSPNRVLVPVVLEGELQEETLARLGFSAGQIADFRGSYGARLEDVFIALMDRDGQMHVIREDVTESGSFLH, encoded by the coding sequence GTGGGTGAACTGGGCTCGATCGCTTTCACCGTCCTCGCGACGATGGCGGTGCTTGTCGCCGTTTTGCTGGTGGCCGGCAAACGGCAGATGGCCGACCTTACGCCGGTGGATTTCGCGCTGTCGATTACCGCCGGGACGGTGGCCGGGGCCAGCATCGCCGATCCCCGCATCAGCCTGGGGCACGCGCTGGTCGCTCTGGTGCTGCTTGGCGCGATCCAGGTGGCGGTCAGTTGGCTGAGCCTGAAGTACCGGGGGGTGTATACACGTCTTAATTCTGCGCCGGCGGTGGTGGTGGAGAACGGGCAGATAATCAAGGCTAACCTGCGGGGGGCGAGATTGACGGCCGAGATGCTGCTGCAGCTGCTGCGCGAGAAGGATGTTTTCGATATTACCGAGGTGGAGCTGGCGGTGCTGGAGCCGACCGGCAGGCTGAGCGTGCTGAAGAAGGCGGAGTATCTGCCGGTGACCGCCAGCCGGCTGGGGCAGAAGGTGTCGCCCAACCGGGTGCTGGTGCCGGTGGTGCTGGAGGGGGAGCTGCAGGAGGAGACGCTGGCGAGGCTGGGGTTTTCCGCCGGGCAGATCGCCGATTTTCGCGGCAGCTACGGCGCGCGGCTGGAGGATGTGTTCATCGCTCTGATGGACAGGGACGGGCAGATGCACGTCATCCGCGAGGATGTGACGGAAAGCGGCTCTTTCCTGCACTGA